Proteins from a genomic interval of Siniperca chuatsi isolate FFG_IHB_CAS linkage group LG10, ASM2008510v1, whole genome shotgun sequence:
- the LOC122883387 gene encoding serine/threonine-protein kinase WNK2-like isoform X11: MEPEANSNSEVHQELKCPSVPNSQCELALNMYETMSDGNVNLVDSVVRGGSGPSAYPSSSYQKNVHQRFIRRSLWFSDTDEQAFEAPECDNRSKILNINLRTIVDRTRGTSCGIQEGSSTESQGGQKDSATESASADEEKEKGGDALNLTCNDAGKTAIKAASEENEEEAEMKAVSTSPGGRFLKFDIELGRGSFKTVYKGLDTETWVEVAWCELQDRKLSKVERQRFKEEAEMLKGLQHPNIVRFYDFWESPLKGKKCIVLVTELMTSGTLKTYLKRFKVMKPKVLRSWCRQILKGLHFLHTRTPPIIHRDLKCDNIFITGPTGSVKIGDLGLATLKAASFAKSVIGTPEFMAPEMYEEHYDEAVDVYAFGMCMLEMATSEYPYSECQNAAQIYRKVTSGVKPASYNKVMDPEIKEIIGECICQKKEERYTIKDLLNHAFFAEDTGVRVELAEEDDGKKASIALKLWVEDHKKLKGKYKESGAIEFTFDLEKEIPENVAQEMVESGFFHESDAKTVGKSIRDRVTLIKWRRERTVSAAVAVDQGEGGHRVQMTPSQGISAGAAHVGQPLLEPEEPEADQHNRLRNLPASATSVTSDGTLDSGMGSTVYSDSHSSQQSVLYQSLLEPITMATQQCQSSSPSLKDRPHSCEKGEVWGATLSPELRTRLGAAARRASAPVIDTQRANHIAQLHALIQSQRSISPTPTVLENQSELSPSELHSETKDGPPPQSALPVLQVSPVSSSSEYRRFSDISIRLSSGATSENLTLPVPSGRRHSDLSSLLNLNSHNHHFAMHRSHVCQACLSLLLLRSREVSLRCPSIGIPTHHCPCDFRHHSSSGGTMTTPGYGRLKGSSDCSDFSLFQQSLFNIISRKAAPCHTTPTQAYLLHSSAAHKPACSDGDGSLKSHLLSGSLVGHQDPLQECEDRFCAGDQQVTRAVGVASSSGHQNQPSIQGLPSSSTAVHTPLQYLQPGHSYPAAPYAGQHSAATPAPASLCSVNIQHTVSVASYTPPSVQQTQTAAGIPASAVPQHVAQSYQAPGHQQQQATAASSLNFPLKVQQTCQNRAAPTQQQAHSASGYPTPVHQQIAAAANTLPAQQSAQSYPLASVAPTMATMAQCHPAQAPSALQQVQGAVKLPSQQPGQSSSTPALYSQQIPVQQEHQQPLLQNTQSNIQLIQHAGQAYIQPQLQHSQETQHTIHQQMAQKPTHHSQSLESPGQQQVHTPTLQKHSQKTMHIAVPQQSQDVSQSTVQQVQTPASQPHPTATTVVQVAATHQSYHAAGLPDAASQSYAHSAINALQQQTAPAQSQYLPSQSTAAPQSYGGANQVVTHQSLQASSQHSQAAHLTQQFQPYLCIAAFLNQNIPAGQSISKLGQDGQGHGQNLSQSASGVPVQALPPQQSMAQATVHQQLQPLQMSNSLPPTHPSQYPTVQVPQQAKVNHSELVPSAQLTQPAVFSSPVQNGSDLGTATTAAQLDNRNPCQLPPQAQSQSQVQSQVPVMQPSDSQRASSGSGSSTLTQQKQLTTLTGTAGQGPAETNTEDQAAEKHTGGQSYDSVNSDATSGKEMSDGYEGTHGGKGEGKVRKHHRRSTRTRSRQEKINRPKLSMLNVCNTGDKMVECQLETHNHKMVTFKFDLDGDAPEEIATYMVENDFILPLEKEVFIEQLKDIVDKAEDMLSEDTEGERNSDQGGSPKQSEGAGTLGTEGLKASTPSTSQLVYQQNVLHTGKRWFIICPVAETPMLDKEKTTSHTSTAQEPEKSASSSVRPNSNTTAVTTPFASLSSQSPSSSSLPPAAQTSVQPQDQNTDKARIQQPQPCLTKHALAAAGVSHHSSLPVEEPCISAVSMVTDMPCCAIVPPVSLDVNSVDKGASGGLASSQTNQKVSPTGELPPHLTSHQSVVLQQPYATPMQPGTVTSQPQSPAHQNSQSSSHQQPVSGGPGESDSEGPRRVEFVDRTIKTLDEKLRNLLYQEHAPSQPSSTASDPHVSSTEGVSSPPVSDGQSTEGALTKKKGEPLPQIPERTDSVGALSDSAVAATNRVLNRRDMTTSSSSYSAKSRFQIIPTPPDVIFRLEKSKTSCSTHSSPAPSSGSGGSHSQTQGPGRKEKGGVAVDRSSVTAAADNENAGTSKPHSSNRYSAPPNFYHASPTSSPDVTPRHIPRAQTIDTPTHHHYHHSSHLCSDSADEDSSSIALPPAHPAPPAHALSEHSGSDLMKRAVAFLRRSGRSKSEQSSDSPSRQPVAMNGHAPSPSAGHSSYISSDNDSEFEDADMRKELQKLREKHMKEISELQAFQKSEIESLYKELGKTLPPNVGLLHAAPPSGRRRRASKHKLKAGKLLNPMVQQLKNNLNTSAERKGESAASSSGSLAKSTVLSDGSAHCSGSSSKPSTAPEQVHTQQPCSLKGSFSSDNIYAGLHGDGMANLAGPGQGWTVYHQTSERVTYKSSSKPRTRFLSGPVSLSIWSTLKRLCLGKERSSRSSLNTNTAPTASSQPQPSLTTATPSPSPQPITRLAQVQTNNSNNKRGTFTDDLHKLVDDWTKETVAAANQSRPSLNQIKQQRRQQDLEGRAPPMGAAAAHEIKCHVGPSKFKLPLSCPLTAALGPGMPTTLANNSSAMLPPGYLLPAGSYGGMVPGPLYSQQWPGMPSPVGSMGPVGLVGAARMMPYATMANPGIKAYPLVVHDPENGCCLKTTRTT, from the exons GATCGCAAACTGTCAAAAGTGGAACGTCAGCGCTTTAAGGAAGAGGCAGAGATGTTGAAGGGTCTTCAACATCCCAACATTGTCCGTTTCTATGACTTTTGGGAATCACCCCTTAAAGGGAAGAAGTGCATTGTTTTAGTAACAGAGCTCATGACGTCAGGAACACTAAAAAC CTACCTAAAGCGTTTCAAGGTAATGAAGCCCAAGGTGCTGAGGAGCTGGTGCAGACAGATCCTGAAAGGCCTTCACTTTCTCCACACCAGGACCCCTCCCATCATCCATAGGGACCTCAAATGTGATAACATCTTTATCACTGGACCTACAGGCTCGGTCAAGATAGGGGATTTAGGACTGGCAACACTCAAGGCGGCTTCCTTTGCTAAGAGTGTCATAG GCACCCCAGAGTTCATGGCTCCAGAGATGTATGAGGAACACTATGATGAGGCTGTGGATGTCTACGCCTTTGGCATGTGTATGCTAGAGATGGCCACCTCAGAATACCCCTACTCCGAGTGCCAGAATGCTGCTCAGATATACCGCAAAGTCACTAGT GGAGTGAAGCCAGCGAGCTACAACAAGGTCATGGATCCTGAAATCAAGGAGATTATTGGGGAGTGTATCTGCCAAAAGAAAGAGGAGCG GTACACCATCAAGGACTTGTTGAACCATGCTTTCTTTGCTGAGGACACAGGTGTAAGGGTGGAGCTTGCTGAGGAGGATGATGGGAAAAAGGCCTCCATAGCCCTGAAACTGTGGGTGGAGGACCACAAGAAGTTAAAAGGGAAGTACAAGGAGAGTGGAGCCATCGAGTTCACGTTTGATCTGGAAAAGGAGATCCCTGAGAATGTGGCACAAGAGATG gtgGAGTCTGGCTTCTTTCACGAGAGTGATGCTAAGACTGTGGGAAAGTCGATCAGGGACCGTGTGACACTGATCAaatggagaagagagagaacagtgtCTGCTGCAGTTGCAGTGGATCAAGGTGAAGGGGGACACAGGGTCCAGATGACACCATCTCAGGGCATCTCTGCTGGGGCTGCACATGTAGGACAGCCTTTGCTGGAACCAGAAGAGCCAGAGGCAGACCAGCACAACAGGCTGCGTAACCTACCAGCCAGTGCAACCTCAGTGACAT cagACGGCACACTTGACAGTGGCATGGGCTCTACTGTGTATTCAGACTCCCACAGCAGCCAACAGAGTGTCCTCTACCAGTCCCTGCTGGAGCCTATTACTATGGCAACACAGCAG TGCCAGAGCAGTAGCCCTTCTCTGAAAGATCGACCTCACTCCTGTGAGAAGGGTGAAGTGTGGGGGGCAACACTGAGCCCAGAGCTGAGGACTCGATTGGGAGCTGCAGCCCGGAGAGCAAGTGCCCCTGTTATTGACACTCAAAGGGCAAACCACATTGCTCAACTCCATGCCCTCATTCAGTCTCAGAGATCAATCAGTCCCACCCCCACAGTACTAGAGAACCAGTCGGAACTCAGCCCCTCTGAGCTTCACTCAGAGACTAAGGATGGGCCCCCTCCCCAGAGTGCTCTGCCAGTACTGCAGGTCTCCCCTGTCTCCTCGTCCTCTGAGTACCGCCGCTTCAGTGACATCAGCATCAGACTGTCATCAGGGGCCACCAGTGAGAACTTAACACTGCCTGTGCCAAGTGGACGCAGACACTCTGACCTTAGTAGTCTTCTGAATCTAAACTCTCATAACCACCATTTTGCAATGCATAGAAGCCACGTGTGCCAGGCCTGCCTCTCTTTGCTTCTTCTAAGGTCACGAGAAGTGAGCCTCCGCTGTCCTTCTATTGGCATACCAACACACCATTGTCCATGTGACTTTAGACACCACTCGTCCTCTGGTGGAACAATGACCACCCCTGGTTATGGAAGGCTGAAAGGCTCAAGTGATTGTTCCGATTTCTCACTGTTTCAGCAGTCCCTGTTCAATATAATTAGCCGCAAAGCAGCCCCTTGTCACACCACACCCACCCAAGCCTACCTGCTACACTCCTCAGCTGCCCACAAGCCTGCCTGCAGTGATGGAGACGGCAGCCTGAAGAGTCATCTCCTGAGTGGCAGTTTGGTTGGGCACCAAGATCCACTCCAGGAATGCGAGGATAGATTCTGTGCTGGAGATCAGCAAGTTACCAGGGCTGTGGGAGTG GCCAGTTCTTCAGGTCACCAGAATCAACCATCTATCCAGGGCCTGCCTTCTTCTAGCACAGCAGTCCACACACCACTGCAGTACCTCCAGCCTGGACACAGCTACCCTGCTGCTCCATATGCTGGCCAACACAGTGCTGCAACACCAGCTCCAGCCAGTCTGTGTTCAGTCAACATCCAGCATACAGTCAGTGTTGCTAGCTACACACCTCCAAGTGTGCAACAGACCCAAACTGCAGCAGGTATTCCAGCATCAGCTGTGCCACAACATGTTGCACAGAGCTACCAAGCACCAGGCCATCAACAGCAGCAGGCAACAGCAGCAAGCTCTTTGAATTTTCCTTTGAAAGTCCAACAGACTTGTCAGAACCGTGCGGCCCCAACTCAACAACAGGCTCACTCTGCATCAGGATATCCTACTCCAGTTCACCAACAGattgctgcagcagcaaacaccCTGCCAGCACAGCAGTCAGCACAAAGCTACCCTCTTGCATCTGTAGCCCCAACTATGGCAACCATGGCCCAGTGTCATCCTGCACAAGCTCCCAGCGCACTGCAACAGGTCCAAGGTGCAGTCAAACTTCCAAGTCAGCAGCCTGGTCAGAGCTCCTCTACACCAGCACTTTACAGCCAACAGATACCTGTTCAGCAAGAGCACCAGCAGCCCTTACTGCAAAACACTCAGTCCAATATACAACTAATACAACATGCTGGGCAGGCTTATATTCAGCCTCAACTCCAGCATAGCCAAGAAACTCAGCATACTATACATCAACAAATGGCACAAAAGCCTACCCACCATTCTCAAAGTCTTGAGTCTCCTGGTCAGCAACAAGTACACACCCCAACTCTACAGAAGCACAGTCAGAAAACCATGCACATAGCAGTTCCACAACAGAGCCAGGATGTGTCCCAGTCTACAGTCCAACAGGTCCAGACCCCAGCTTCTCAGCCTCATCCTACAGCAACCACAGTTGTGCAAGTTGCAGCCACACACCAGAGTTACCATGCTGCAGGTCTACCTGATGCTGCCTCTCAGAGCTATGCACATTCTGCCATCAATGCGCTGCAGCAACAGACTGCTCCAGCTCAGAGCCAGTACCTGCCCTCACAGTCTACTGCTGCTCCACAGAGCTATGGAGGAGCTAACCAGGTAGTGACTCATCAGAGCCTTCAAGCCTCTTCCCAGCATAGCCAGGCTGCACATCTCACCCAACAG tttcAACCCTATCTTTGCATCGCTGCTTTCCTGAATCAG AATATCCCTGCTGGTCAGAGCATTTCAAAGCTTGGACAAGATGGACAGGGCCATGGGCAGAATCTCAGCCAGTCAGCTTCTGGTGTGCCAGTCCAGGCACTTCCTCCTCAGCAGTCAATGGCTCAGGCTACTGTCCACCAACAACTCCAACCTCTGCAGATGTCAAACTCTCTACCACCAACACATCCATCCCAG TATCCCACAGTCCAG GTTCCCCAGCAGGCCAAGGTCAACCATTCTGAGCTTGTCCCCTCTGCTCAGCTCACCCAacctgcagtcttctcctcacctgtGCAGAATGGGTCAGACCTGGGCACAGCCACCACTGCTGCCCAGCTGGACAACAGGAACCCATGCCAGCTGCCCCCGCAGGCCCAGTCCCAGAGTCAGGTTCAGAGCCAGGTTCCTGTGATGCAGCCCTCTGACTCTCAAAGAGCATCATCTGGGTCTGGCAGTTCCACTCTGACTCAGCAGAAACAGCTCACTACTCTCACAGGAACTGCAGGTCAGGGTCCAGCAGAGACCAACACAGAG GATCAAGCCGCAGAGAAACACACTGGAGGACAGAGCTATGACAG TGTCAACTCTGATGCCACATCAGGGAAGGAGATGAGTGATGGATATGAGGGGACACATGGAGGTAAAGGCGAAGGAAAAGTCCGCAAACACCACCGCAGGTCCACACGCACTCGTTCTCGGCAAGAGAAGATCAACAGGCCAAAACTCAGTATGCTCAAT GTGTGTAACACTGGCGATAAGATGGTAGAGTGTCAGTTGGAAACTCATAACCATAAAATGGTCACTTTCAAGTTTGACCTGGATGGAGATGCACCGGAAGAGATTGCTACATACATG GTGGAGAATGATTTCATTCTGCCTTTAGAAAAAGAAGTGTTTATCGAGCAGCTGAAGGACATTGTCGACAAGGCTGAGGACATGCTGAGTGAAGACACTGAGGGTGAGAGGAACTCTGACCAGGGAGGGAGTCCCAAACAGAGTGAGGGAGCTGGCACACTGGGAACTGAG GGATTGAAGGCATCCACACCCAGCACCTCACAGCTGGTGTACCAGCAAAATG TCCTCCACACTGGCAAGCGCTGGTTTATCATCTGCCCTGTGGCTGAGACGCCCATGTTAGACAAAGAGAAGACTACATCTCACACCTCTACAGCCCAGG AACCTGAAAAGTCTGCCTCATCATCAGTCAGGCCCAACAGCAACACAACTGCAGTGACTACCCCATTCGCATCTTTATCCTCCCAAagtccatcctcctcctctctgcccccTGCAGCTCAGACCTCAGTGCAACCACAAgaccaaaacactgacaaagcCCGGATCCAGCAGCCTCAGCCCTGTCTAACTAAACATGcccttgctgctgctggtgtcaGCCATCATAGCTCCCTTCCCGTGGAAGAGCCTTgcatctctgctgtctctatgGTAACAGACATGCCATGCTGCGCTATTGTGCCACCTGTGTCTCTGGATGTGAATTCTGTTGATAAAGGAGCTTCTGGTGGTTTGGCCTCCTCTCAAACTAATCAGAAGGTCAGTCCTACTGGAGAACTACCCCCTCACCTGACCTCCCATCAGTCGGTGGTCCTGCAGCAACCCTATGCCACGCCCATGCAGCCTGGTACAGTCACCTCCCAGCCTCAGAGTCCAGCACATCAGAACTCCCAGTCTTCAAGCCACCAGCAGCCAGTGAGCGGGGGGCCAGGAGAGTCGGACAGTGAGGGACCACGCAGGGTGGAGTTTGTTGACCGCACCATCAAGACTTTGGATGAGAAGCTGAGAAACCTGTTGTATCAGGAGCATGCCCCCTCCCAGCCCTCCAGCACTGCATCTGACCCCCACGTCTCCAGTACAGAGGGAGTCAGCTCACCTCCAGTCTCAGACGGCCAGAGCACCGAGGGAGCACTTACAAAGAAGAAAGGGGAGCCACTG CCTCAGATTCCTGAGCGCACAGATAGTGTGGGTGCACTAAGTGACTCTGCAGTGGCAG CCACTAACAGGGTTTTAAACAGAAGAGATATGACCACCAGCTCAAGTTCATATAGCGCCAAAAGCCGTTTTCAA ATCATTCCCACTCCACCAGATGTAATTTTTCGTTTAGAGAAAAGCAAGACGAGCTGCAGCACCCACAGTTCTCCAGCTCCCTCTAGTGGTTCTGGAGGGTCTCACAGCCAGACCCAGGGCCCAGGCAGGAAAGAGAAGGGCGGTGTGGCTGTGGATAGGTCCTCtgtgacagctgcagctgataatGAGAATGCAGGAACATCCAAACCCCACAGTAGTAACCGTTACTCTGCCCCACCGAACTTCTACCACGCCTCCCCCACTTCCAGCCCTGATGTCACCCCACGCCATATCCCCCGGGCCCAGACCATCGACACTCCGACCCATCACCACTACCACCACTCCTCTCACCTCTGCTCTGACTCAGCAGATgaggacagcagcagcataGCTCTTCCTCCAGCCCACCCTGCTCCCCCAGCTCATGCCCTGTCTGAGCACAGTGGAAGCGACCTCATGAAGAGGGCAGTAGCCTTCCTGCGGCGCTCTGGTCGGAGTAAAAGTGAGCAAAGCTCTGATTCACCAAGCCGACAGCCCGTGGCAATGAATGGTCATGCTCCCTCGCCTTCTGCAGGACACTCATCCTACATCAGCAGTGACAATGACTCCGAGTTTGAGGATGCAGATATGAGGAAAGAACTACAGAAATTGAGAGAAAA ACACATGAAGGAGATCTCTGAGCTACAGGCATTCCAGAAGAGTGAGATTGAGAGTCTGTACAAGGAGCTGGGCAAAACACTACCCCCCAATGTTGGTCTACTTCACGCAGCACCCCCAAGTGGCCGCAGACGCAGGGCCAGCAAACACAAGCTGAAGGCTGGAAAACTGCTCAATCCGATGGTGCAGCAGCTCAAAAACAATCTTAACACCTCCGCAGAGAGGAAAG GTGAGAGTGCTGCCAGTTCATCTGGCTCCCTGGCCAAAAGTACAGTTCTGTCAGATGGCTCTGCCCACTGCAGTGGCAGTTCCAGCAAGCCCAGCACAGCCCCAGAGCAGGTCCACACCCAGCAACCATGTTCCTTGAAGGGCTCTTTCTCCTCAGACAACATCTATGCAGGGCTACACGGTGATGGAATGGCCAACCTAGCAGGCCCTGGCCAAG GCTGGACGGTTTACCACCAAACGTCAGAGAGAGTCACCTATAAATCTAGTAGCAAACCACGCACTAGATTCCTCAGTGGACCTGTGTCTCTGTCcatct GGTCCACTCTGAAACGACTATGTCTAGGCAAAGAGCGCAGTAGTA GGTCTTCTCTCAACACCAACACAGCTCCAACGGCCTCGAGTCAGCCACAGCCGTCACTCACTACAGCCACACCCTCACCATCTCCTCAGCCAATCACACGACTTGCTCAGGTCCAgaccaacaacagcaacaacaagagAGGCACGTTCACCGACGATCTTCACAAACTGGTAGACGACTGGACGAAGGAGACTGTTGCGGCAGCCAATCAATCGCGCCCCTCCCTGAACCAGATCAAACAGCAGAGACGCCAGCAGGACCTGGAAGGCAGAGCGCCGCCCATGGGAGCAGCTGCAGCGCATGAG ATTAAATGCCATGTTGGTCCCAGCAAGTTCAAGCTGCCTCTTTCCTGCCCCCTGACTGCTGCTTTAGGCCCTGGTATGCCAACAACCCTAGCTAACAACTCCTCAGCAATGCTCCCTCCTGGGTACCTTTTGCCAGCAGGCTCCTATGGCGGGATGGTTCCTGGTCCTCTTTACTCCCAGCAGTGGCCTGGCATGCCTAGTCCTGTAGGGTCCATGGGTCCTGTAGGCTTGGTTGGTGCTGCAAGAATGATGCCCTATGCCACAATGGCAAACCCAGGAATCAAAGCCTACCCTCTGGTCGTGCACGACCCTGAGAATGGCTGCTGTCTAAAAACCACTAGGACTACTTAA